The Triticum aestivum cultivar Chinese Spring chromosome 5A, IWGSC CS RefSeq v2.1, whole genome shotgun sequence genomic sequence AGAGGTTTTTGGATGAGATGGGGATGTCGGACGCGCATACGTGATAACGGTCCAGACGCCACAAAGCTCCCTCTGGTTTGCATCCAGTTTGCGGGGTTTCAAACAACCATATGTGTCCGTGGATCGATGGGTCCACATTTGATGACAAACTATGTACAGACAGCTTGGTCTGGACATTTGCGGGCGTTTTGAGTGTTCGCGTTGGAGATACACTAACCCCTTGTGGTTACCTGTGATTTCCAACCAGACAGTAGTCATCCAGAAGTTTCAGTTCATAATCGTAGGAGTAGTGATTCTTTCATCACTACGTTTTGCTGAAAAGAAGTTTCTGCACCGTCGAGCGTTCCACATGACATCCTCACGGCAACCGTCGTCACTGAAGATTATATTCCGATAGTCCCCGACCATCGTCGGGTCACTCGGGTGGCGCACAGTGTCGTCCACCCGATGAGTAGGTCATCGTCGATCGTTTCTTTCCCCAGACTAGAAGGGGCGGTGAAGTGCAGAATGCAGAGATCGGAGGCGTCTCGTGTGGCTCTCTGCTCCCGGATGCAACAATCGCCGCCGAGATTATATTCTCAGCTCCCGACGATTTCCGTTTCACGTCGCCGTCGCCACCCCCCTCTATAAATTCGGCACGATCTCTCTTGGTTTCCACACAAGGAGCACCAAGGCTTCCTCAAGGTCGTGTGGGTCTAACTAGCTTGGCTCGGCCCCTACCTCCGTGCAGCTCCGACGATGGCGCGCCTCCTCGTTCTCGCCGTCACGGCCACGGTTCTCATGGTGCGAAAGAGCTAGCTAGTAGAGCCGGCCATGCATGGCTCAGACATCTACCATACACGACTGAATTTTGTCTTGTCAAACATTTCATCGGTGCGTTTTCTTGTCTCTTGAATCCCCCAGGCTCGGTCCGGGCAGCCGGCGTCCGCTGCGTGGACGTTGCCGGCGGAAGCCTTCTGGCGCGCCACCCTGCCCGACGCCCCCATGCCAGAcgccatcctcgagctccagcccCAGTTTGATCACCACACATCAACGGAACAGGGCGCATACATGAATGCAGAGACTGGCACTCCGGAAGGCGCAGTCGCCGAGGACAGCGTGGAGGACAACGACCCGCCGCGGCCCATGAACTTCAACTACGGCTACAACAACGCCTTGCCCCGGAGCGAAGCCACCAGCGCCCCCTCCCCCAACGTCCTACTGAACCGCGCCGCCGTCGTCCGCAACGTCGCCACGCCGTCGTCGGCGGTGTTCTTCCTCGAGGACGCGAGTAAATTGCATgaaaccaccactttgaaggctagctttgcagaaaacactacaatacatttttttgGCAGAAAACACTGCATCTTTAGTAATCTTGTTGCAAAAATCACTGATTGACGGATCTGGCTTAAGCGtgtttatgacagatggggcccattTTCTACTTACATGGCATAACGGTTTAGGTTTCATGCAAAAACGCCCTCCAACTTTCTCCCCCTGCTTCCTAGGCCCTCCAATCACGCCACAGCCCTTCCCCTCGCTCCCAACCTCTCTCCCTCCGCAGCCGGCAAGTGTGCACGCAAGCTCAGTGCCGCCCCTCCATCCCCGTTGACCATGGGGCGGCGCCGGGATGAAGAAGGAAAGGCCAGGGCCAGCGCCAGTGTCACAACCCTAGAAATCtttttgtaattagtggcattgcatccacgcatcattttcattttcaattaatcttgaaatggggatgcttaaaccctagcaccaaatgaattcaactagggtcaaaataaaatctttttcattgaactcaaaatgccctctaaaaatgttcaacatttctcgattgaggtggaagcatctaccaaaaaatggtttacatttttgcaggacatctttgggctttgaattaattcaaacatatttgaattggagctatttaaatgctatatatattttaagtGCTCCAAAAATGCTGGAAGTTGTTATGGGTCATTAGAATAATTCAGACAGCAcccctaattatttccaggattttattaaatggt encodes the following:
- the LOC123107215 gene encoding BURP domain-containing protein 15; protein product: MARLLVLAVTATVLMARSGQPASAAWTLPAEAFWRATLPDAPMPDAILELQPQFDHHTSTEQGAYMNAETGTPEGAVAEDSVEDNDPPRPMNFNYGYNNALPRSEATSAPSPNVLLNRAAVVRNVATPSSAVFFLEDASKLHETTTLKASFAENTTIHFFGRKHCIFSNLVAKITD